One window from the genome of candidate division KSB1 bacterium encodes:
- a CDS encoding succinate dehydrogenase/fumarate reductase iron-sulfur subunit, with protein sequence GKMVPYAIEDVSHHMSFLEMLDVLNEDLIKKGDDPVEFDNDCREGICGMCSLVINGVAHGPQRATAVCQLHMRHFKDGQTVTIEPWRAKAFPVIKDLVVDRSSFDRIIAAGGYVSMNAGGAPDGNAIPISKEIADEAMDAASCIGCGACVAACPNASASLFTAAKISQLSLLPQGQPEQKRRVIRMVEQMDQEGFGDCSNHAECEAVCPKEISIGHIARMKREYFKAMLTK encoded by the coding sequence AAGGCAAAATGGTACCTTATGCCATCGAAGATGTTTCGCACCACATGTCCTTTTTGGAAATGCTCGACGTTCTGAACGAAGATCTGATCAAAAAAGGAGACGACCCGGTTGAGTTTGACAACGACTGCCGGGAAGGCATTTGCGGTATGTGCAGTTTGGTCATTAACGGCGTCGCACACGGGCCGCAGCGCGCAACCGCCGTTTGCCAGCTCCACATGCGCCACTTTAAGGACGGTCAAACCGTTACCATCGAACCCTGGCGCGCTAAAGCTTTTCCCGTCATCAAAGACCTGGTGGTCGACCGCAGCTCTTTCGATCGCATCATCGCAGCCGGAGGTTATGTTTCCATGAATGCCGGCGGCGCACCCGACGGCAACGCCATTCCTATCTCCAAAGAAATTGCCGATGAAGCCATGGATGCTGCGTCTTGCATCGGCTGCGGCGCTTGTGTGGCTGCCTGCCCGAATGCATCTGCTTCCCTGTTTACCGCAGCAAAGATTTCTCAACTCTCTCTCCTGCCGCAAGGCCAACCCGAACAGAAGAGACGGGTGATTCGCATGGTTGAGCAAATGGACCAAGAGGGATTCGGCGACTGCTCAAATCACGCCGAGTGTGAAGCGGTCTGTCCAAAAGAGATTTCAATTGGCCACATCGCACGGATGAAGCGCGAGTATTTTAAGGCGATGTTGACGAAGTAA
- a CDS encoding exo-alpha-sialidase: protein MAAKKVHLLVGTHKGGFLFTSDLDRKNWQIKGPFFKGSDVHHMVFDTRNESTIFASTNSMWWGPSVRFSKDFGETWQEPKSDVRFEEGSDKKVKRVWCVEPGRANEPNVLYAGADPGVLFKSEDSGETWAELKALTNHSTREKWTPGMGGMMVHSICLHPEDKNKMHVGVSAAGTFSTEDGEKSWQARNKGVTADFLADKFPEVGQCVHHMQLHPAKPDVLYQQNHCGVYRSDNAGKEWIDLCEGLPSRFGFPLQIHPHDPDTIYVIPEEGAEFRCPVDGEFAVFRSRNRGENWERLDNGLPNKRAYLSILRHAMAADSCDSAGIYVGTRNGQIFYSKDEGDSWEVLVNWFPPIYSVTCAVF from the coding sequence ATGGCAGCTAAAAAAGTTCATCTTTTAGTCGGAACCCACAAGGGCGGGTTTCTGTTCACCAGCGATTTAGATCGGAAAAACTGGCAGATAAAAGGGCCGTTCTTTAAAGGCAGCGACGTTCATCACATGGTTTTTGACACTCGCAACGAATCGACGATTTTTGCCAGCACCAACAGCATGTGGTGGGGACCCAGCGTTCGATTTAGCAAAGATTTTGGTGAAACCTGGCAGGAACCAAAATCAGATGTACGTTTTGAGGAAGGCTCGGATAAAAAAGTGAAACGAGTCTGGTGTGTGGAACCCGGTCGCGCCAATGAACCGAATGTCCTTTACGCCGGTGCAGACCCGGGCGTGCTCTTTAAATCAGAGGACAGTGGCGAAACCTGGGCTGAATTGAAAGCCCTGACCAATCATTCAACTCGTGAAAAATGGACGCCGGGAATGGGCGGCATGATGGTGCACAGTATTTGTCTGCATCCGGAAGACAAAAACAAAATGCATGTTGGCGTTTCGGCAGCCGGAACGTTTTCAACGGAGGACGGCGAGAAATCCTGGCAGGCGCGCAACAAAGGCGTGACCGCGGATTTCCTGGCCGACAAATTTCCTGAAGTGGGACAGTGCGTTCACCACATGCAGCTGCACCCGGCGAAACCGGATGTCTTGTACCAGCAAAATCATTGCGGCGTTTACCGCAGTGACAACGCCGGCAAGGAGTGGATAGACCTATGTGAAGGGCTACCCTCGCGTTTTGGTTTTCCCCTGCAAATTCATCCGCATGACCCGGACACCATTTACGTCATTCCCGAAGAAGGCGCTGAGTTCCGCTGTCCGGTGGATGGCGAGTTTGCAGTCTTCAGAAGCCGCAACCGTGGTGAAAACTGGGAAAGACTCGATAACGGACTGCCAAATAAGCGGGCTTATCTAAGCATTTTACGTCATGCGATGGCGGCAGATAGTTGTGATTCAGCCGGCATTTACGTCGGCACCAGGAACGGCCAGATTTTTTACAGTAAAGACGAGGGAGATTCCTGGGAAGTTTTGGTCAATTGGTTTCCGCCGATTTATTCGGTGACATGTGCGGTTTTTTAA
- a CDS encoding glyoxalase, which produces MAAKVTHFEILGKDAGKLQDFYGKLFDWKINADNPMNYGLVEAAGDGSIGGGIGSAQEGAPGHVTFYVEVDNIENYLSKIESTGGKTIVPKTVIPEMVTFALFADPEGSVVGLVEH; this is translated from the coding sequence ATGGCAGCAAAAGTAACACATTTTGAAATATTGGGTAAAGACGCGGGTAAATTGCAGGACTTTTATGGCAAACTTTTCGATTGGAAGATCAATGCGGACAACCCGATGAATTACGGTTTGGTGGAAGCAGCCGGCGACGGCAGCATCGGCGGCGGCATCGGATCGGCACAAGAAGGCGCACCCGGTCACGTTACGTTTTACGTTGAAGTCGATAACATCGAAAACTATCTTTCAAAAATTGAAAGCACGGGCGGAAAAACCATTGTTCCGAAAACCGTGATTCCCGAGATGGTAACTTTTGCTTTGTTCGCGGATCCTGAAGGTAGTGTAGTCGGACTCGTGGAGCACTAA